One genomic segment of Pseudomonadota bacterium includes these proteins:
- the pheA gene encoding prephenate dehydratase: MASKTANKSGKAAKARTAGKSRLPEANPLAKLRGEIDSVDARIHELLNDRARLARQVGVSKHADGHTVDYYRPEREAQVLRMARERNKGPLRTEEILRLFREIMSACLAQEEPLKVGFLGPEGTFSQTAALKHFGHSVRALALQSVEEVFHEVEAGMADFGVVPVENSTEGSINHTLDSLLGSPLRICGEVELRIHQFLMGNIGSIAKIKRICSHPQSLAQCRGWLDEHLPDVPRIPVSSNAEGARRARDEAGTAAIAGETAAEVYGLKLLATEIEDRDDNTTRFFVVGRKVFNPSGDDRTSILCSGSHTDSSGTLFRLLEPFAKYKINLTRIESRPSRKKKWDYVFFFDLDGHADEPHVAKALAALKKRASLFRVLGSYPRAVS; this comes from the coding sequence ATGGCCAGCAAGACAGCGAATAAATCCGGCAAGGCTGCCAAGGCGCGCACGGCGGGGAAGTCCCGCCTGCCTGAGGCGAACCCGCTGGCGAAGTTGCGCGGCGAGATCGACAGCGTGGATGCCCGCATCCACGAGCTGCTGAACGACCGCGCGCGTCTCGCCCGTCAGGTCGGCGTGTCCAAACACGCCGACGGCCACACCGTCGATTACTACCGCCCCGAACGCGAAGCGCAGGTGCTGCGCATGGCGCGCGAGCGGAACAAGGGTCCGCTGCGCACCGAGGAAATCCTGCGGCTGTTCCGCGAGATCATGTCCGCGTGTCTCGCGCAGGAGGAGCCGCTCAAGGTCGGCTTCCTCGGGCCCGAAGGCACGTTCTCGCAGACCGCGGCGCTCAAGCACTTCGGCCACTCGGTGCGCGCGCTGGCGCTGCAGTCGGTGGAAGAGGTGTTCCACGAAGTCGAAGCCGGCATGGCCGATTTCGGCGTCGTGCCGGTGGAAAATTCCACCGAAGGCTCGATCAACCATACGCTCGACAGCTTGTTAGGCTCGCCGCTGCGCATCTGCGGCGAAGTCGAGCTGCGGATCCACCAGTTCCTGATGGGCAACATCGGTTCGATCGCGAAGATCAAGCGCATCTGCAGCCATCCACAGTCGCTGGCGCAGTGCCGCGGCTGGCTCGACGAACACCTGCCCGACGTGCCGCGTATCCCGGTGTCGAGTAATGCCGAAGGCGCACGCCGCGCGCGCGACGAGGCGGGCACGGCCGCCATCGCCGGCGAAACCGCCGCCGAGGTCTACGGCCTCAAACTACTCGCCACCGAGATCGAAGACCGCGACGACAACACCACGCGGTTTTTTGTAGTAGGCCGCAAGGTCTTCAACCCGAGCGGCGACGATCGCACCAGCATCCTGTGTTCCGGATCGCACACGGATTCCTCCGGCACCTTGTTCCGCCTGCTCGAGCCGTTCGCCAAGTACAAGATCAATCTCACCCGCATCGAATCGCGGCCGTCGCGCAAGAAGAAGTGGGACTACGTGTTCTTCTTCGACCTCGATGGCCACGCCGACGAGCCGCATGTCGCCAAAGCGCTCGCGGCCCTCAAGAAACGCGCCTCGTTGTTCCGCGTGCTCGGTTCCTATCCACGCGCCGTTTCCTGA
- the hisC gene encoding histidinol-phosphate transaminase: protein MSQDPVHDDTGSPGALAVDCVRTLAPYVPGKPIAELQRELGLTDIIKLASNENPFGPSPRALAAMQKAVADAWLYPDGSGHELKQKLAAKLRVDTSQITLGNGSNDLLVLLAEAFLKPGLEAVYSQYAFAVYPIAIQATGATAVVVPANPPGSPMPLGHDLDAMARAITPNTRLVFVANPNNPTGTWVPAAELKAFIAKVPRHVLVALDEAYFEYAGGLDLQDGIDWLGEFPNLIVFRTFSKAYGLAGVRVGYSISHPSVAGMLNRVRQAFNVSVIGLAGASAALDDPDHVAAAVKVAVAERTRVAARLAQLGTPVLPSAGNFLMLHAGPNARARYDALLRQGVIVRPVGNYQLPEHLRVTLGTVEQNDRFLSAWEAC, encoded by the coding sequence ATGAGCCAGGATCCGGTTCACGACGACACGGGAAGTCCCGGTGCGCTGGCCGTCGACTGCGTGCGCACGCTCGCGCCGTACGTGCCCGGCAAGCCCATCGCAGAGCTGCAGCGCGAACTGGGACTCACCGACATCATCAAGCTGGCATCGAACGAAAATCCGTTCGGGCCGAGCCCGCGCGCGCTGGCCGCCATGCAGAAGGCGGTGGCCGACGCCTGGCTCTATCCAGATGGCAGCGGCCACGAGCTCAAGCAGAAGCTGGCCGCGAAGCTGCGCGTGGACACCAGTCAGATCACGCTCGGCAACGGGTCGAACGATCTGCTGGTGTTGCTCGCCGAGGCATTCCTCAAGCCCGGCCTCGAAGCGGTTTATTCCCAATACGCGTTCGCCGTGTATCCGATCGCCATCCAGGCAACGGGCGCGACCGCCGTCGTCGTGCCGGCGAATCCACCCGGCTCGCCCATGCCGCTCGGCCACGATCTCGACGCGATGGCGCGCGCGATCACGCCCAACACGCGCCTCGTGTTCGTCGCCAACCCTAACAATCCCACGGGCACCTGGGTGCCTGCCGCAGAACTCAAGGCGTTCATCGCAAAGGTCCCGCGCCACGTATTGGTGGCCCTCGACGAGGCGTACTTCGAGTACGCGGGTGGGCTCGATCTGCAGGACGGCATCGACTGGCTGGGAGAATTCCCCAACCTCATCGTGTTCCGCACCTTCTCCAAGGCCTACGGCCTGGCGGGTGTGCGCGTCGGGTACTCGATCAGCCACCCGAGCGTGGCCGGCATGCTCAATCGCGTGCGCCAGGCCTTCAACGTGTCGGTGATCGGTCTCGCGGGCGCGAGCGCTGCCCTGGACGATCCCGATCACGTGGCCGCCGCCGTCAAGGTGGCGGTGGCCGAGCGCACTCGCGTGGCCGCGCGCCTGGCCCAGCTCGGCACGCCGGTGCTGCCGTCGGCCGGCAATTTCCTGATGCTCCATGCGGGTCCGAATGCCCGCGCACGTTATGACGCGTTGCTGCGCCAGGGTGTCATCGTGCGGCCGGTGGGCAACTACCAGCTACCCGAGCACCTGCGCGTCACGCTGGGTACGGTCGAACAGAACGATCGTTTCCTCAGCGCCTGGGAAGCTTGCTAG
- the cmk gene encoding (d)CMP kinase, with protein sequence MSAASPSIPIVTIDGPSSSGKGTISRIVAAKIGWNLLDSGALYRLVALGGLLRNLDPDDVEQHVAVARSMKVEFGSVGAGEEHVKLDGRDVTQKIRTEQAGAGASRVAAWPAVRAALTDRQRAFASAPGLVADGRDMGTVIFPGAQLKVFLTASAEERAQRRHKQLIGKGSAASLAALSREIAERDLRDSTRQVAPLKPAPDAQMLDSTGLSIEAVVERVLSLGRERRLWP encoded by the coding sequence ATGAGTGCCGCATCGCCTTCCATCCCCATCGTCACGATCGACGGACCTTCGAGCTCGGGCAAGGGCACCATCAGCCGCATCGTCGCCGCGAAGATCGGCTGGAACCTGCTCGATAGCGGGGCGTTGTACCGGTTGGTCGCGCTGGGCGGCCTGTTGCGCAATCTCGACCCGGACGACGTCGAGCAGCACGTCGCGGTGGCGCGTTCCATGAAGGTGGAATTCGGCTCGGTCGGGGCGGGCGAAGAGCACGTCAAACTGGACGGCCGGGACGTCACCCAGAAGATCCGCACCGAGCAGGCGGGGGCGGGCGCTTCGCGCGTGGCCGCCTGGCCGGCGGTCCGGGCGGCGCTCACCGACCGCCAGAGGGCGTTCGCCAGCGCTCCGGGTCTGGTGGCCGACGGGCGGGACATGGGCACGGTCATCTTTCCGGGCGCCCAGTTGAAGGTTTTCCTCACGGCGAGTGCCGAAGAGCGGGCCCAAAGGCGCCATAAGCAGTTGATCGGCAAGGGCTCCGCTGCTAGTCTTGCCGCCCTTTCGCGGGAGATCGCGGAGCGCGATTTGCGGGATTCCACCCGCCAGGTCGCCCCGCTCAAGCCCGCGCCAGATGCGCAGATGCTCGACTCCACGGGGTTGAGTATCGAGGCGGTCGTCGAGCGGGTTCTCTCGCTCGGGCGCGAGCGAAGGCTCTGGCCGTAG
- the rpsA gene encoding 30S ribosomal protein S1 yields the protein MTESFAQLFEQSLANQRIRPGMILTGLVVDVGDDMVVVNVGLKSEAVIPLEQFKNERGEVEVKAGDSVEVALDAMEDGTGETRLSREKAKRARTWTRLEESFNKSEIVTGTITGRVKGGFTVEIDNVRAFLPGSLVDVRPVRDTAYLEGKSLEFKVIKLDQKRNNVVVSRRAVVEQEFSAERSALMDNLQEGTVLKGTVKNLTDYGAFVDLGGIDGLLHITDMAWKRVKHPSEVVKVGDEIDVRILKFDRERSRVSLGLKQLGADPWENIARRYPPNTRVFGKVTNIADYGAFVEIEDGVEGLVHVSEMDWTNKNVNPAKVVHSGQEVEVMVLDVDEERRRISLGLKQCKQNPWKEFAENFNRGDKVSGQIKSITDFGVFIGLAGNIDGLVHLSDLSWDVAGEEAVRNYQKGQQVEAMVLSIDPERERISLGIKQLAQDPFSEWIATNPKGTIVTGVVKEVDARAAVIDLGNGIEGQLRASDLSRDRVEDARTVLKVGQEIEARFTGVDRKTRTIALSIKAKEMHEEQEAVSSYRSEQGSSSGTSLGDLLKEQIGGDR from the coding sequence ATGACTGAAAGTTTTGCCCAGCTCTTCGAACAGAGCCTCGCTAATCAGCGTATCCGCCCTGGAATGATCCTCACCGGCCTCGTCGTAGACGTAGGCGACGACATGGTCGTGGTGAACGTAGGGCTCAAATCAGAAGCCGTCATCCCGCTCGAGCAGTTCAAGAATGAACGCGGCGAGGTTGAGGTCAAGGCCGGCGACAGCGTCGAAGTCGCACTCGATGCGATGGAAGACGGCACCGGCGAAACGCGCCTCTCGCGCGAAAAAGCCAAGCGTGCCCGCACCTGGACGCGCCTCGAAGAAAGCTTCAACAAATCCGAAATCGTCACCGGCACCATCACGGGCCGTGTGAAAGGTGGTTTCACCGTCGAGATCGACAACGTGCGCGCGTTCCTGCCGGGTTCGCTGGTCGATGTCCGTCCGGTGCGCGACACCGCCTACCTCGAAGGCAAGTCCCTCGAGTTCAAGGTCATCAAGCTGGACCAAAAGCGCAACAACGTAGTTGTTAGCCGCCGCGCGGTCGTCGAGCAAGAGTTCTCCGCCGAGCGCAGCGCGCTCATGGACAACCTGCAGGAAGGCACCGTGCTCAAGGGCACCGTCAAGAACCTCACCGACTACGGCGCGTTCGTGGATCTCGGTGGCATCGACGGTCTCCTGCACATCACCGACATGGCGTGGAAACGCGTCAAGCATCCGTCGGAAGTGGTCAAGGTCGGCGACGAGATCGACGTCCGCATCCTCAAGTTCGACCGCGAGCGTTCACGTGTTTCGCTGGGCCTGAAACAGCTCGGCGCGGATCCGTGGGAGAACATTGCGCGTCGTTACCCGCCCAACACGCGCGTGTTCGGCAAGGTCACGAATATTGCCGATTACGGCGCTTTCGTGGAGATCGAAGACGGCGTCGAAGGCCTGGTCCACGTGTCCGAAATGGACTGGACCAACAAGAACGTCAACCCGGCCAAGGTCGTGCACTCGGGCCAGGAAGTCGAAGTCATGGTGCTCGACGTGGATGAAGAGCGTCGCCGCATTTCGCTTGGGCTCAAGCAGTGCAAGCAGAACCCGTGGAAGGAGTTCGCCGAGAACTTCAACCGGGGCGACAAGGTTTCTGGACAGATCAAGTCCATCACCGACTTCGGTGTGTTCATCGGTCTCGCCGGCAACATCGACGGTCTCGTGCACCTGTCGGATCTTTCGTGGGATGTCGCGGGCGAAGAAGCCGTACGCAACTACCAGAAGGGCCAGCAGGTCGAGGCGATGGTGTTGTCCATCGACCCCGAGCGTGAACGCATTTCGCTTGGCATCAAGCAGCTCGCGCAGGATCCGTTCAGCGAGTGGATCGCGACGAACCCGAAGGGCACCATCGTGACGGGGGTCGTCAAAGAGGTTGACGCGCGGGCAGCCGTGATCGACCTGGGCAATGGCATCGAAGGCCAGCTGCGTGCCAGCGACCTGTCCCGCGACCGCGTCGAAGACGCGCGCACCGTGCTCAAGGTCGGCCAGGAAATCGAGGCCCGCTTCACGGGTGTCGATCGCAAGACCCGCACCATTGCGTTGTCCATCAAGGCCAAGGAAATGCACGAGGAGCAGGAAGCCGTTTCGAGCTACCGCTCCGAGCAGGGTTCGAGCAGCGGCACGAGCCTCGGCGATCTGCTCAAGGAGCAGATTGGCGGCGATCGTTAA
- a CDS encoding integration host factor subunit beta — MTKSELIEIITAKQKHLPAKDVELALKQILEIMSDALSAGDRIEIRGFGSFSLHFRPPRQGRNPKTGEAVALSGKYVPHFKPGKDLRERVNDGADRPIRD, encoded by the coding sequence ATGACGAAGTCCGAGCTCATCGAGATCATCACGGCGAAACAGAAACATCTGCCCGCCAAGGATGTGGAGCTCGCGCTCAAGCAGATCCTCGAGATCATGAGCGATGCCTTGTCGGCTGGAGATCGCATCGAGATACGGGGTTTCGGCTCCTTCTCGCTGCACTTCCGGCCGCCACGGCAGGGCCGCAATCCCAAGACCGGCGAAGCGGTGGCGCTGTCCGGCAAGTACGTCCCGCACTTCAAGCCGGGCAAGGATCTGCGCGAACGCGTGAACGACGGAGCGGACCGTCCCATCCGGGATTGA
- the aroA gene encoding 3-phosphoshikimate 1-carboxyvinyltransferase, whose translation MSAAPAFPATLDLEPWPRGSFHFETPLPGSKSLTLRDCAIAALADGVSTIRYPGECDDYWRMKDCLRRLGIAVDDSVDGVVRITGRGGEFAAGALTLNVGQSAVSTRLLLAMASLRPDPTTIDGHISMQQRPNKALVDALAALGARMESSNDGYLPTTVLGTRSLKGPARVPSNISSQYLTSLLIIGPLIEGGLTIEVEGELTSKPYVDLTLDEMAKFGANVENHGYRKLIVAPLPYRAGAIDVEGDASAASYFAALATLHGGRIRLSNLGTRTRQGDYAFFGLCEKLGATVQRASDSTIIEGPRALGAGFDAPVDMSHMPDVAPTLMMIAPFLGKPTRLEGLATLRVKECDRIAAPTRELRKLGVTVEEGPDYMVIEPLSAPQLRPADPIPARVEIETYHDHRIAMSFGVLGSRLPGIRILDPGCVAKTYPNYWVDWQRARMALRT comes from the coding sequence ATGTCAGCAGCTCCGGCTTTTCCCGCAACTCTCGATCTGGAGCCCTGGCCGCGGGGCTCTTTTCATTTCGAAACTCCGCTGCCCGGCAGCAAATCGCTGACGTTGCGTGACTGCGCCATCGCGGCGCTGGCCGACGGCGTCAGCACCATCCGTTATCCGGGGGAATGCGACGACTACTGGCGCATGAAGGATTGCCTGCGCAGGCTGGGCATCGCGGTGGACGATTCGGTCGACGGCGTGGTTCGTATCACCGGGCGCGGCGGTGAATTCGCCGCGGGAGCGCTGACGCTAAACGTCGGCCAGAGTGCGGTTTCCACCCGCTTGCTGCTCGCGATGGCTTCGCTGCGGCCCGATCCCACCACGATCGACGGCCACATCTCCATGCAGCAGCGGCCTAACAAGGCGCTGGTCGATGCGCTCGCGGCGCTCGGCGCGCGCATGGAGTCGAGCAACGACGGGTACCTGCCCACCACCGTTCTCGGCACGCGCTCGCTCAAGGGCCCGGCGCGCGTGCCCAGCAATATCTCCAGCCAGTACCTCACGAGCCTGCTGATCATCGGGCCGTTGATCGAGGGCGGTCTCACGATCGAGGTGGAAGGCGAGCTCACCAGTAAGCCGTACGTCGATCTCACGCTCGACGAGATGGCCAAGTTCGGCGCCAATGTCGAGAACCACGGCTATCGAAAATTGATCGTGGCGCCGCTGCCGTATCGCGCCGGCGCGATCGACGTCGAGGGCGATGCGTCGGCGGCTTCCTATTTCGCCGCGCTGGCGACGCTGCACGGCGGGCGCATCAGGCTGAGCAATCTCGGCACGCGCACGCGCCAGGGCGACTATGCGTTTTTCGGCCTGTGCGAGAAACTCGGCGCGACGGTGCAGCGCGCGTCCGACAGCACGATCATCGAAGGGCCGCGTGCGCTGGGCGCCGGGTTCGATGCGCCGGTCGACATGAGCCACATGCCGGACGTCGCGCCCACGCTCATGATGATCGCGCCGTTCCTCGGCAAGCCCACACGGCTCGAAGGCCTGGCGACGCTGCGCGTGAAGGAATGCGATCGTATCGCCGCGCCGACGCGCGAACTGCGCAAGCTCGGCGTGACCGTGGAAGAGGGCCCGGATTACATGGTCATCGAGCCGCTGTCCGCGCCGCAGCTGCGACCTGCGGATCCGATACCGGCAAGGGTGGAAATCGAGACTTATCACGATCATCGGATCGCGATGTCCTTCGGCGTGCTCGGATCGCGCCTGCCGGGCATCAGGATTCTCGATCCGGGCTGCGTGGCGAAGACGTATCCGAACTACTGGGTCGACTGGCAGCGCGCGAGGATGGCTCTGCGCACGTAA
- a CDS encoding tetratricopeptide repeat protein, which produces MRLRGIGPEVLLLCFLLVGAAAFLLGRRTARGRRLRRDLDYFTGLDHLVNDRYDRATEVFTRLATKSQEADIQFALGSLMRKRGEVDRAIAIHTELENSRESAIREQARFALGLDYMSAGLMDRAEEKLRGLMSSTQYRPAVLERLAWVYEQQRDWRAALDIWREMPAEKQQQRKAVAAHYCCELGEAALAARDFDSARAQVAAARVHAPDSARAAILAARIAAASGDEGRALELYVAALAPSRTIQLAFGAEAHGALKDRSAELDRRLRALPPQDAEAMPEPAPFRCNQCGVASVTWHWRCPSCRSWDSLQSVSNRVL; this is translated from the coding sequence ATGCGCCTGCGCGGCATCGGCCCTGAAGTCCTCCTGCTCTGTTTCCTGCTGGTCGGGGCGGCCGCGTTCCTGCTCGGCCGCCGCACGGCACGCGGGCGGCGCCTGCGCCGCGATCTCGACTACTTCACCGGTCTCGATCACCTGGTCAACGACCGGTACGACCGCGCCACCGAAGTGTTCACACGCCTCGCCACCAAATCGCAGGAGGCCGACATCCAGTTCGCGCTCGGCAGCCTGATGCGCAAACGCGGCGAAGTGGATCGCGCCATCGCCATCCACACCGAGCTCGAAAACAGCCGCGAGTCCGCGATCCGCGAGCAGGCCCGGTTCGCGCTCGGGCTCGACTACATGAGCGCCGGCCTCATGGATCGCGCCGAGGAAAAACTGCGCGGCCTGATGTCCTCGACGCAATACCGCCCCGCGGTGCTCGAGCGGCTGGCCTGGGTGTACGAGCAGCAGCGCGACTGGCGTGCGGCGCTCGACATCTGGCGCGAGATGCCGGCCGAAAAACAACAGCAACGCAAGGCCGTCGCGGCTCACTACTGCTGCGAGCTCGGCGAAGCCGCACTGGCGGCGCGCGATTTCGATTCCGCCCGCGCCCAGGTGGCCGCGGCTCGCGTGCATGCGCCGGATTCCGCGCGCGCCGCGATTCTTGCGGCGCGCATCGCGGCGGCCTCGGGCGACGAGGGCAGGGCGCTGGAGCTGTATGTCGCCGCGCTGGCGCCTTCGCGGACCATCCAGCTGGCGTTCGGTGCCGAAGCGCATGGCGCACTCAAAGACAGATCCGCCGAGCTCGACCGGCGGCTGCGGGCGCTGCCGCCGCAGGACGCCGAGGCGATGCCCGAGCCCGCGCCGTTTCGCTGTAATCAATGCGGTGTCGCGAGCGTCACCTGGCACTGGCGCTGCCCCAGCTGCCGCAGCTGGGATTCCCTGCAAAGCGTGAGTAATCGCGTGCTTTGA
- a CDS encoding helix-hairpin-helix domain-containing protein, whose product MSFKHLIPTLAAMVLLAPVVHSEPVNINTADAAALAKALNGVGPAKAKAIVSYRDKNGPFKTVDQLAMVEGITQKLIEKNRADIKLGAEKPGPAAPAPAAKPAKPAA is encoded by the coding sequence ATGTCATTCAAACATCTCATCCCCACGCTCGCGGCCATGGTGCTGCTGGCGCCCGTCGTTCATTCCGAGCCGGTCAACATCAACACCGCGGATGCCGCCGCGCTCGCCAAGGCGCTGAACGGTGTCGGCCCCGCCAAGGCCAAGGCCATCGTGAGTTACCGCGACAAGAACGGTCCGTTCAAGACGGTCGATCAGCTCGCCATGGTGGAAGGCATCACCCAGAAGCTCATCGAAAAGAATCGTGCCGACATCAAGCTCGGAGCGGAAAAACCCGGTCCGGCGGCTCCCGCGCCGGCGGCAAAACCCGCCAAACCGGCGGCGTAA
- the galU gene encoding UTP--glucose-1-phosphate uridylyltransferase GalU, which yields MPAKSKQSRIDVAVFPVAGRGTRFLPATKASPKEMLPIVDKPLIQYAVEEALQAGAKRLVFITGSSKRAIEDHFDSDGELENLLLSQGKSELLKMLRSVLPSYASCIYIRQPAPLGLGHAVLCARPAVGDAPFFVHLADDLIDAKVACLKQMADRFDNGSIVATETVPHSQTDKYGIVKTGSRRGELLRVEQIVEKPKPAVAPSNLAVVGRYLLTPRLFTHLERIGKGAGGEIQLTDGIARLMDDEGVYAYKFEGKRYDCGSKIGYLQANVEYALKHAELAVPFRSYLKKLSKTI from the coding sequence ATGCCCGCAAAGTCGAAGCAGAGCCGTATCGATGTCGCCGTATTCCCGGTCGCGGGCCGCGGTACTCGATTCCTGCCGGCGACCAAGGCCAGCCCCAAGGAAATGCTGCCCATCGTCGACAAGCCGCTCATTCAATATGCGGTGGAAGAGGCCCTGCAGGCCGGCGCGAAGCGCCTGGTGTTCATCACCGGTTCGTCGAAGCGCGCCATCGAAGATCATTTCGATTCCGACGGCGAACTCGAGAATCTGCTGCTTTCGCAGGGCAAAAGCGAACTACTGAAGATGCTGCGCAGCGTGCTGCCTTCGTACGCCTCGTGCATCTACATCCGCCAACCCGCGCCGCTGGGCCTCGGCCACGCGGTGTTGTGCGCCAGGCCGGCCGTCGGCGATGCGCCATTCTTCGTGCATCTGGCGGACGATCTGATCGACGCGAAAGTGGCCTGCCTCAAGCAGATGGCGGATCGCTTCGACAATGGCAGCATCGTCGCCACGGAAACCGTGCCGCACAGCCAGACCGACAAATACGGCATCGTGAAGACCGGTTCGCGCCGCGGCGAACTGCTGCGCGTGGAGCAGATCGTGGAGAAGCCGAAACCCGCCGTGGCGCCGTCCAATCTCGCGGTGGTCGGCCGCTATCTACTGACGCCGCGGCTGTTCACGCACCTCGAGCGCATCGGCAAGGGTGCGGGTGGCGAGATCCAGCTCACCGACGGCATCGCGCGCCTGATGGACGATGAAGGCGTGTACGCCTACAAGTTCGAAGGCAAGCGTTACGACTGCGGCAGCAAGATCGGCTATCTGCAGGCGAACGTCGAATACGCGTTGAAACACGCGGAACTGGCGGTGCCGTTCCGCAGCTATCTCAAAAAACTGTCGAAGACTATCTAG
- a CDS encoding flagellar protein FlgN — MDAALTRDTLQRLLVEENGALAEFERLLDEEHGALRSRNIDALEQLAESRQANVIRLLKIEDERRSLCSMLGFDSDLMGLSKLIAWCDPARSLAKGYQECATRAKNCRTLNDRNGILVGAQIKRVEGLLGAMTGSANEPRSYGPRGQANPYAGSAGKVISAEA, encoded by the coding sequence GTGGATGCGGCACTGACTCGCGACACCCTGCAGCGTTTGCTCGTCGAAGAAAACGGCGCGCTGGCGGAATTCGAACGCCTGCTCGACGAAGAACACGGCGCCCTGCGTTCCCGCAATATCGATGCGCTCGAGCAGCTGGCCGAATCGCGGCAGGCGAATGTCATCCGGCTGCTGAAAATCGAGGATGAACGCCGCTCGCTGTGCAGCATGCTCGGCTTCGATTCCGATCTCATGGGACTCTCCAAGCTGATCGCCTGGTGCGACCCGGCCCGCTCGCTGGCGAAGGGTTACCAGGAATGCGCCACACGCGCGAAGAATTGCCGCACGCTCAACGATCGCAACGGCATTCTGGTCGGCGCGCAGATCAAACGCGTCGAGGGTTTGTTGGGTGCGATGACCGGAAGCGCCAACGAGCCGCGCAGCTATGGGCCGCGCGGGCAGGCGAATCCATATGCGGGCTCGGCCGGGAAGGTCATTTCGGCGGAAGCCTGA
- the flgM gene encoding flagellar biosynthesis anti-sigma factor FlgM, whose protein sequence is MANKISGIDGRPVQVGGGAPVSRARDATSEGRKAETTTAGSNIDVSDTARTLAALENHISTLPVVNESRVDAVRRAMDEGRYHVDPQRVADKMLRFEVDLLATIPANK, encoded by the coding sequence ATGGCGAACAAGATCAGCGGTATCGACGGACGTCCGGTGCAGGTGGGAGGCGGAGCCCCCGTCTCGCGCGCACGCGACGCCACGTCGGAAGGCCGCAAAGCCGAAACCACCACGGCGGGTTCCAACATCGACGTCTCCGACACCGCCCGCACCCTGGCCGCCCTGGAAAACCACATCTCCACGCTGCCGGTAGTGAATGAAAGCCGCGTCGACGCCGTGCGTCGCGCGATGGACGAAGGCCGTTACCACGTCGATCCGCAGCGCGTCGCCGACAAGATGTTGCGCTTCGAAGTCGATCTGCTGGCCACGATTCCCGCCAACAAGTAA
- the flgA gene encoding flagellar basal body P-ring formation chaperone FlgA — protein MPVNSLTLFCAAMMLLLGPDGAAALPGDGTQPLAAVQRAAESALRRELDPALTGVTLNAAELDARLRVPACPTPLDTSTTLPRGSQARVLVRVSCKAPANWNINVPVDIHREARVLVLRRAMARGESIGAADVNVQTRTLAGLASPFVSSVPELEGRVTRRALPEGTAVTAEALNAALLIHRGQSVTLTWAMGGIEVRAPGTAMADAAANQRVRVQNLNSLKIVEGMADTDGVVRVSR, from the coding sequence ATGCCAGTCAATTCATTGACCCTTTTCTGCGCCGCCATGATGCTGTTGCTCGGGCCCGACGGCGCGGCCGCGCTTCCCGGCGACGGCACCCAGCCGCTGGCTGCCGTGCAGCGCGCGGCCGAATCGGCGCTACGCCGTGAGCTCGATCCCGCGCTGACGGGCGTGACGTTGAACGCCGCGGAACTCGATGCAAGGCTTCGGGTACCCGCCTGCCCCACACCGCTCGACACCAGCACCACGTTGCCGCGGGGCAGCCAGGCGCGGGTGCTGGTGCGTGTGTCCTGCAAGGCGCCCGCGAACTGGAACATCAATGTGCCGGTCGACATCCATCGCGAGGCGCGCGTATTGGTGCTGCGACGGGCCATGGCGCGCGGCGAAAGCATCGGCGCGGCCGACGTGAACGTCCAGACGCGCACGCTGGCCGGCCTGGCTTCGCCGTTTGTTTCCAGTGTTCCCGAACTCGAAGGACGGGTGACGCGGCGCGCGCTGCCCGAGGGCACCGCGGTCACCGCCGAGGCGCTCAACGCCGCACTCCTTATACATAGAGGCCAGAGCGTCACGTTGACCTGGGCCATGGGGGGCATCGAAGTGCGCGCCCCCGGAACGGCCATGGCCGATGCGGCGGCGAACCAGCGGGTGCGCGTCCAGAATCTCAACTCGCTCAAGATAGTGGAAGGTATGGCCGACACCGATGGTGTGGTGCGGGTGAGCCGATGA
- the flgB gene encoding flagellar basal body rod protein FlgB — MPMNIDQYVGVHAAALDVRAKRGELIANNLANADTPGYQARDIDFRQAMARASGAATNGVTLSTTQAGHIGGATSADAATNPDLKYRTPLAPALDGNTVDAQIEQASFAENAVRYQATLTFLNSKFRGLLTAILGS, encoded by the coding sequence ATGCCCATGAACATCGATCAATACGTAGGCGTACACGCAGCGGCACTCGACGTGCGCGCGAAACGCGGCGAATTGATCGCCAACAATCTCGCGAACGCAGACACACCGGGCTACCAGGCGCGTGACATCGATTTCCGCCAGGCCATGGCGCGCGCCTCTGGTGCCGCGACCAACGGCGTCACCTTGTCGACCACGCAGGCCGGGCACATCGGCGGCGCCACGTCGGCCGATGCGGCCACGAACCCGGATCTCAAATACCGCACGCCACTCGCACCGGCCCTCGACGGCAACACCGTCGATGCGCAGATCGAGCAGGCCTCGTTCGCCGAGAACGCCGTGCGTTACCAGGCGACGCTCACGTTCCTGAACTCCAAATTTCGCGGTCTGCTGACCGCCATCCTCGGCAGCTGA